A genomic window from Caldicellulosiruptor kronotskyensis 2002 includes:
- a CDS encoding ABC1 kinase family protein — protein MQNNRRKTINRLRHIINVFVKHGFGYVFSSTPLVKFKRFSENKVNRGQRLKNALEELGTTFIKMGQLLANRPDLVPEDIIAELKNLQENVKSFSFDEAKTILVRNGIFGKFEYIEREPIATASIGQVHIGYIDGKKVAVKIRRPNVDNEVKTDIEILKRISAILDKYSPVKNIISFSDIVNEVANVLLKEIDFRFEQNNIKKLKKALSTKVVIIPDVYDDLCSEEVLVTSFVEANTLGSIDAEKIPLDKRLKLGKKLVNLYLSQIFELGVFHADPHPGNILITDNHDIAFVDFGMVGYLSKQDREGLSNLLLGIVLNDKKRAIKAFKELGIIQKGIDANKFYNDIESIVNHYINQPISSIKVADVFNDVFKLTFKYKLKIPHQFVFFGRTLSLLENDIALLKVDLNILEAILPYVNRLVLKNRLSKLSISNLFGILLSYLSLFEFLPKKTETVLEKLEEDELTVNIEIKNIDKILHQMERLANKVSLSVIFLSVSIIIAGMTVGGLLSPALYKTILSAWYLWALRLGILILIVLIIIMLVLIIRREK, from the coding sequence TTGCAAAACAATAGAAGAAAAACAATTAACAGGTTGAGACATATAATAAATGTCTTTGTAAAACACGGGTTTGGCTATGTCTTTAGTAGCACTCCGCTTGTAAAATTTAAAAGGTTTTCTGAAAACAAAGTAAATAGAGGACAGAGGCTTAAAAATGCTTTAGAAGAGCTTGGAACAACATTTATCAAAATGGGTCAGCTTCTTGCTAACAGACCTGACCTTGTGCCAGAAGACATTATAGCAGAACTTAAAAATCTTCAGGAAAACGTAAAATCATTTTCCTTTGATGAGGCAAAAACTATTTTGGTCCGAAATGGTATCTTTGGTAAGTTTGAATATATAGAAAGAGAACCAATTGCAACAGCTTCAATTGGTCAGGTCCATATAGGTTATATAGATGGCAAAAAGGTTGCTGTGAAAATAAGAAGACCTAATGTTGATAATGAGGTTAAAACTGATATAGAGATATTAAAAAGAATAAGTGCAATTTTGGACAAGTACTCACCAGTAAAAAATATTATCAGTTTTTCGGATATAGTAAACGAAGTTGCAAATGTGCTTTTAAAAGAGATAGATTTCAGGTTTGAACAAAACAACATAAAAAAGCTAAAGAAAGCTCTTTCAACCAAGGTGGTTATTATTCCTGATGTGTATGATGATCTTTGCTCCGAAGAGGTTCTTGTTACAAGTTTTGTTGAGGCAAATACTCTGGGAAGCATAGATGCAGAAAAAATTCCACTTGATAAGAGGCTGAAGCTTGGCAAAAAGCTTGTAAATCTGTATCTTTCACAGATATTTGAGCTGGGAGTGTTTCATGCTGACCCTCATCCAGGTAATATTTTAATTACAGATAATCATGATATTGCCTTTGTAGACTTTGGAATGGTAGGTTACCTTAGTAAACAAGATAGAGAAGGTCTTTCTAACTTGCTTTTGGGAATAGTTCTGAATGATAAGAAAAGGGCAATAAAGGCTTTCAAAGAGCTTGGAATAATTCAAAAAGGCATTGATGCCAACAAATTTTACAATGATATTGAAAGTATAGTGAATCATTATATAAACCAGCCCATCAGTTCTATTAAAGTAGCAGATGTGTTCAATGATGTCTTTAAGCTTACGTTTAAGTACAAGCTAAAAATTCCCCACCAGTTTGTTTTTTTTGGCAGGACGCTCAGCCTTCTTGAAAACGACATTGCTCTTTTGAAAGTTGATTTAAATATTTTAGAGGCGATTTTGCCGTATGTAAACAGGCTTGTGTTAAAAAATAGGCTGTCTAAACTTAGCATTTCAAATTTGTTTGGGATTCTGTTATCTTACCTTAGTTTGTTTGAATTTTTGCCTAAAAAGACAGAGACAGTATTAGAAAAGCTTGAAGAGGACGAACTTACAGTTAACATTGAGATTAAAAACATAGACAAGATTCTGCACCAGATGGAAAGACTTGCAAACAAGGTTTCGCTTTCGGTTATTTTTCTTTCAGTTAGTATAATAATTGCAGGCATGACAGTTGGAGGTTTGCTTTCTCCAGCCTTGTATAAAACAATTTTATCAGCATGGTATTTATGGGCTTTAAGATTGGGTATATTAATATTGATTGTTCTTATTATCATCATGCTTGTTTTGATTATCAGAAGAGAAAAATAA
- a CDS encoding phasin family protein, translating into MKDLLEKIINIGLGVFAISKEKVEKFVNELAEKGEISKNEVQEMVNKIMEKGEEQRKELNDYIAKQVENILNKMNLATKSEVISEERIREIIREELSKQKNE; encoded by the coding sequence ATGAAGGATTTATTAGAGAAGATTATCAACATTGGACTTGGAGTTTTTGCTATTTCAAAAGAGAAAGTAGAAAAATTTGTGAATGAGCTTGCTGAAAAAGGTGAGATTAGCAAAAATGAAGTACAAGAAATGGTAAATAAGATTATGGAGAAGGGCGAAGAGCAGAGAAAGGAACTCAACGACTATATTGCAAAACAAGTTGAGAACATTTTAAACAAGATGAACCTTGCAACAAAGTCAGAAGTTATTTCAGAGGAGAGAATAAGAGAGATAATAAGAGAAGAGCTGTCAAAACAAAAGAATGAATAG
- the cysK gene encoding cysteine synthase A: protein MIYNSIVELIGKTPLVRLNKLSKDLDAEIVAKIEYFNPGGSVKDRIGLAMIEDAEKRGLINKETVIVEPTSGNTGIALAMVCAVKGYKLILTMPETMSIERRKLLRAYGAQIVLTPGEKGMKGAIEKAFEIYNSTPNAFMPQQFENLSNPEIHRKTTALEIWNDTNGKIDIFVAGVGTGGTITGVGEVLKEKKPSVKVVAVEPYDSAVLSGEKPRPHKIQGIGAGFVPKVLNTKIYDQIVKVKVEDAYEMSRYLAREEGILVGISSGAALYGALEVAKKQENKKKMIVVLLPDTGERYLSTDLFDVGI from the coding sequence GTGATTTATAACAGTATCGTGGAGCTAATTGGGAAAACGCCTCTTGTGAGGCTAAATAAGCTTTCAAAAGATCTTGATGCAGAAATAGTAGCAAAAATAGAATATTTTAATCCCGGTGGAAGTGTAAAGGATAGAATTGGTCTTGCTATGATTGAAGATGCTGAAAAAAGAGGCCTCATAAACAAAGAAACTGTAATTGTTGAACCAACAAGCGGTAATACAGGAATTGCTCTTGCAATGGTTTGCGCTGTTAAAGGTTATAAGCTTATTTTGACAATGCCAGAGACAATGAGTATCGAAAGAAGAAAACTGCTTCGGGCATATGGGGCTCAAATTGTTTTGACACCTGGTGAAAAGGGTATGAAAGGTGCAATTGAAAAAGCTTTTGAAATTTATAATTCAACCCCTAATGCATTTATGCCACAACAGTTTGAAAACCTTTCAAACCCTGAAATTCACAGAAAAACAACTGCACTTGAGATTTGGAATGATACAAATGGTAAAATTGATATATTTGTTGCTGGAGTTGGCACAGGTGGAACAATCACAGGAGTTGGTGAAGTTTTGAAGGAGAAAAAACCGTCTGTTAAGGTTGTGGCAGTTGAACCTTATGACTCTGCAGTTTTGTCAGGAGAAAAGCCTCGTCCTCACAAAATACAGGGGATCGGTGCAGGGTTTGTGCCGAAGGTATTAAATACAAAAATATATGACCAAATAGTCAAGGTAAAAGTCGAAGATGCATATGAGATGTCAAGATATTTAGCAAGAGAAGAAGGCATCTTGGTGGGGATATCATCTGGTGCAGCACTCTATGGTGCTTTAGAGGTTGCAAAAAAGCAAGAAAATAAAAAGAAGATGATTGTTGTTCTTCTTCCAGACACAGGAGAAAGGTATTTGTCTACTGATTTGTTTGATGTCGGGATATAA
- a CDS encoding KaiC domain-containing protein — protein MAAKETTAQKTHESAAPKTQEMDHLQDAVKLKDLSKAAPELFGVKTGVEGIDKLFYKLEFSKDHGKPVIKPLGGIPAYSVINVSGVADTGKSLFAEQFAVVQANEGNNVLYVTVETPAEFLYSSLLFRANAMNIDKSKVEENIYILDVTRDFNIRGNINNFIKTIDNAASKFNIKNVVIDSITGFFESKEIYAREIVRTIYNFLKSKKLTTLMISQKRSGQEHLSAEAAGGYAVSHIVDGTIVFSKQIIMNKFDSSTFKKPIGEVIRLLRVDGCRMCGHDSKTYVFEIDQTGLIKVLYPLSTLTNQNSGEKE, from the coding sequence ATGGCAGCAAAAGAGACCACAGCTCAGAAAACTCATGAGTCAGCAGCTCCAAAAACCCAAGAGATGGATCACCTACAAGATGCTGTGAAGCTCAAAGACCTATCTAAAGCTGCACCTGAACTTTTTGGTGTAAAGACAGGAGTTGAAGGGATAGACAAGCTATTTTACAAGCTTGAGTTTTCGAAAGACCATGGAAAACCTGTAATAAAACCACTTGGCGGAATTCCTGCGTACTCGGTGATAAACGTAAGTGGTGTTGCAGATACAGGCAAAAGCCTTTTTGCTGAACAGTTTGCTGTAGTGCAGGCAAATGAGGGAAATAATGTTCTGTATGTAACTGTTGAGACACCTGCTGAGTTTTTGTATTCATCATTGTTATTTCGCGCAAATGCAATGAACATTGACAAATCTAAAGTGGAAGAAAATATCTATATACTTGACGTAACAAGAGATTTTAACATCCGCGGAAATATAAATAACTTTATAAAGACTATTGATAATGCCGCATCAAAGTTTAATATAAAAAATGTTGTTATTGACTCTATTACAGGATTTTTTGAGTCAAAGGAAATTTACGCTCGTGAGATTGTAAGGACAATTTATAATTTCTTAAAGTCTAAAAAACTCACCACTCTTATGATTTCACAAAAGAGAAGTGGACAAGAACACCTATCAGCTGAAGCTGCAGGTGGATATGCTGTGAGCCACATTGTAGATGGTACAATTGTATTTTCAAAACAGATTATCATGAACAAGTTTGACAGTTCTACTTTCAAAAAACCAATTGGTGAGGTTATACGTCTTTTGAGGGTTGATGGCTGCAGAATGTGCGGTCATGACTCAAAGACATATGTGTTTGAAATAGACCAGACTGGGCTTATCAAAGTGCTGTATCCTCTTTCTACTCTCACCAACCAAAACTCTGGTGAAAAGGAATGA
- a CDS encoding M48 family metalloprotease, which yields MPWIKNVIANLIFLILYFSVMTGLKIYIVSRYEKSVEKEKEATKLNTFLIRSIFLVNSIFGATGSIFIIALNSDKFTFSRHFYLFIIYFIEIFIISIFFATSIQAKILNQKLKNAFFLRQIVSGFLGLVLMFGIIFLPIVQISRTGDIKYLYFLSVAIFVGNYLFYLVIFNLQYPKRKLKENEGKIIKDTLKKFEIESIEVEVLDTLGQKFANLFAAGLFKQKLLVTSYALENLKEEEIKAAVVHEIGHIKAKHGRKILFGWFVAILYYLSFVFGLESIANYFVSNCEFYNFIQIVVFLVGTIQFLLLPSFISRTAEIEADLFVLKSGIKREEYESALKTLYAINYIKGDVSNALEKIQSHPSLKSRIKILAEAENKLERGDNHKLKKICNYLITACALFATVYLVFGVILSQKDVKSWSQNIEKIKIEKSIPTLIEIAESKKEIELPAKVDITDEKDIENIVKSINKTRKKFSLANTVLSNDYHIEIFEKSGKSYLYSYSSDSGTLIKYVPAIDFNKDKPWWGVNKEIGKIISKYSYSFSNLRGEQESVSNSVYKWFVCVDRDWPKYENSAAILIEKVKDKSIGTCALKYEIKLPPWVNRKDIDDAIKEAFNVYLRKAKLPSTIPLPEKIFVDYKVVFEESEKNKVMAGVVYSFAGFSFVNNKFAAEALGGVEIVKGEILLNSDGSVKGIFLTIPTGQGKYFSKSIERIFGSEKAKKLLLNYQFSEKIYEYAKEYLKSIGNENIKIARYVQTKPSNNWYSQQVYSLLPKVSEITGWNFIESGSIRRLYKISDFQTPIECTHKTVFEKFNDNEALISFYNIWDVKINGKPIQSYWKFRLNIDGTYKLVDKNDQTGLLLEIVKRVEKKSES from the coding sequence GTGCCGTGGATTAAAAACGTCATAGCAAATCTGATATTTTTGATATTGTATTTTTCTGTTATGACAGGACTCAAAATATATATTGTGTCAAGGTATGAAAAAAGTGTGGAAAAAGAGAAGGAAGCAACTAAGTTAAACACATTTTTAATAAGATCAATATTTTTGGTTAATTCAATATTTGGTGCAACTGGTAGTATATTTATTATAGCATTAAATTCTGATAAATTTACTTTTTCCAGGCATTTTTATTTATTCATAATCTATTTTATTGAAATCTTTATAATTTCAATATTTTTTGCAACCTCTATTCAAGCTAAAATTCTAAATCAAAAGTTAAAAAATGCATTTTTTCTGCGGCAAATTGTGTCTGGATTTTTAGGTTTGGTTTTGATGTTTGGTATAATCTTTTTGCCTATTGTTCAAATTTCGAGGACAGGGGATATCAAATATTTATATTTTTTGTCTGTTGCCATTTTTGTCGGTAATTACTTATTTTATTTAGTAATTTTTAATCTGCAGTATCCGAAAAGAAAACTCAAAGAAAATGAAGGGAAGATAATAAAAGATACTTTAAAAAAATTTGAAATTGAATCAATCGAGGTAGAAGTTCTTGATACACTTGGTCAAAAGTTTGCAAATCTTTTTGCAGCAGGTTTGTTCAAACAAAAGCTTTTGGTAACCTCATATGCTTTAGAGAACCTAAAGGAAGAAGAGATTAAAGCAGCTGTAGTTCACGAAATTGGTCATATTAAAGCAAAACATGGACGAAAAATTCTATTTGGTTGGTTTGTTGCAATACTTTATTACTTAAGTTTTGTGTTTGGGCTTGAAAGCATTGCTAATTATTTTGTTTCAAATTGTGAGTTTTATAATTTCATACAAATAGTAGTTTTTTTAGTTGGAACCATTCAATTTTTGCTTTTACCCAGCTTTATTAGCCGAACTGCCGAAATAGAAGCTGATTTGTTTGTTTTGAAAAGTGGTATAAAAAGAGAAGAGTATGAAAGTGCTCTAAAAACTTTGTATGCTATCAATTACATAAAAGGTGATGTTTCGAACGCTTTAGAAAAGATTCAGTCACATCCTTCGCTCAAAAGTAGAATTAAGATATTAGCTGAAGCCGAAAACAAATTAGAGAGAGGAGATAATCATAAATTAAAGAAAATTTGTAATTATTTGATAACAGCCTGTGCACTATTTGCCACTGTTTATCTTGTCTTTGGTGTGATTTTATCCCAAAAAGATGTTAAAAGTTGGTCGCAAAATATTGAAAAGATAAAAATAGAAAAGAGTATCCCTACCTTAATCGAGATTGCTGAAAGCAAAAAAGAAATTGAGTTGCCAGCTAAAGTAGATATTACTGATGAAAAAGATATTGAAAATATCGTGAAAAGCATAAATAAAACAAGGAAAAAGTTTAGCTTAGCCAACACAGTTCTTAGTAATGATTACCATATTGAAATATTTGAAAAAAGTGGCAAATCATATTTGTATTCTTACTCCTCAGACTCAGGAACACTTATTAAGTATGTCCCAGCGATCGATTTTAATAAAGATAAGCCGTGGTGGGGAGTGAATAAAGAGATAGGAAAAATAATATCAAAATACTCTTATAGCTTCAGTAACTTAAGGGGTGAACAAGAGTCTGTGTCAAACAGTGTTTATAAATGGTTTGTGTGTGTTGATAGAGATTGGCCAAAATATGAAAACTCAGCGGCAATACTTATTGAGAAGGTAAAAGATAAGAGCATAGGAACTTGTGCATTAAAATATGAGATTAAACTGCCACCTTGGGTAAACAGAAAAGATATTGATGATGCTATCAAAGAAGCATTCAATGTTTATCTGAGAAAAGCAAAACTTCCTTCTACAATCCCACTTCCTGAAAAGATTTTTGTGGACTATAAAGTTGTGTTTGAAGAGTCTGAGAAAAATAAAGTCATGGCTGGGGTTGTGTATTCTTTTGCGGGTTTTTCTTTTGTAAATAATAAATTTGCTGCAGAGGCTTTAGGGGGCGTTGAAATTGTAAAGGGTGAAATTCTTCTGAATAGTGATGGTAGTGTAAAGGGTATTTTTCTTACAATACCTACAGGACAGGGTAAGTATTTTTCAAAGTCAATCGAAAGGATATTTGGAAGTGAAAAGGCAAAGAAGCTTCTTTTGAATTACCAGTTTTCAGAAAAAATCTATGAGTACGCTAAAGAATATTTGAAAAGTATTGGCAATGAAAATATTAAAATAGCAAGATATGTTCAAACAAAACCTTCTAACAACTGGTACTCTCAACAAGTATATAGCCTTCTTCCAAAAGTTTCAGAGATAACAGGATGGAACTTTATAGAATCAGGAAGCATCAGGAGGCTTTATAAGATTTCTGATTTTCAAACTCCTATAGAATGTACACACAAAACTGTATTTGAAAAATTTAATGACAATGAGGCTTTGATTTCTTTTTATAACATATGGGATGTTAAAATTAACGGGAAACCAATTCAAAGCTACTGGAAATTTAGGCTTAACATAGATGGGACGTATAAACTTGTTGACAAAAATGACCAGACAGGTCTTTTGCTTGAGATTGTCAAGAGGGTTGAAAAAAAGAGTGAGTCCTAA